The nucleotide window ATTTAACAAAAGGGATTGAACAAGGACTGTATAGGGAAAACATAAAAATAGATTTAATAGTGAATTTTTATTTCACATTAATCTTTGGTGTTTTTGAAAGCGATTTATATGGGCATGAAATGAAAGAAGTAATGAAAATAGAATATGAAGTATTAGAATATCATATTAGAGCTATTGCTACTGAAAAAGGGATAGCAGAATTAGAGAAACAATTAAAAATCATAAATAAAAATCACTAACAATGAGAAAATACATATATAGTGTATTTGTATTCTTTTGTACGAGTTTTTTACTCGCACAAGAAAAAGAAATGAGTATATCAATGCAAGAGGCAATTGATTACGCTATAAAAAATAACTACAGCAATAAAATAGCTTCAAAAAATATTGAAGCTGCAAAAGAAAGGAAATGGGAAACAACAACAATTGGTTTACCTCAAATTGATGGAAAGGTAGATTATCAAAACTGGTTGAAACAGCAAGTTTCTTTATTGCCAGGAGAAATTGCAGGAGGTGCTCCTGGGTCTTTTGTACCTGTGAGATTTGGAACGCAACAAACAATGAATGCTTCCGTAACATTAAGACAATTACTATTTGATGGTTCTTATTTAGTTGGATTGCAATCTGCTAAAACATACTTAAAGATTTCTGAGCAGGCAAAAGAAAAAACTGTTTTAACAACAAGAGAAGCAGTAATTAACGCATATGGTAATGTTTTAATAACTGAAGAAACTATTAGTATTTTGGAGAAAAACAGAAAAGTTTTACAAAAAAACTTAAATGAAACTCAAAAAATATATGATAATGGATTAACAGAATTAGAAAATGTTGAGCAGCTACAAATAACTCTTGGTAATGTAGAAAACAATTTGAATAATGCGAAAAGAATGAAAGAAATTGCATATCAAATGTTAAATATATCATTAGGAAGTTCAATAGAAAAAAAGTTAGTGTTAACTGATTCGTTAAATAGCTTAGTGGTTACTAATACCGATTTAGATTTGCTAAGTAAAGTATTTGATGTTAAAAAACACATTGACTTTAAAATGGTTGAGAACGATCGTGAAAGTAAACGATTATTAATGAAGTTGGAACAAAGTAAAGCTCTACCAAGCTTATCAGCTTTTGTTAATTATGGAGCTAATGCCAATTCAAATGATTTTAATTTTTTTAGTGGAGATCAAAAATGGTTTGATTATTCCTTGCTAGGGGTAACTTTAAATGTGCCTATTTTTAGTAGTTTCGGAAGAAAGTCAAAAACAGCTAGGGCTAGAATTGAATTAGAGAATGCTGATATTAAAAAAGAAGAAGTAAAGCAAAAACTTCGCCTTCAAGCAAAATCAGCAAAAAGTGAATATCAACTAAGTATTGAAAATTATGATACTGCTAAGAAAAATTTAGCATTAGCAGAGCGAATAGAAAAAAAACAACAAATAAAGTTTTTTGAAGGGATATCTTCAAGTTTTGATTTGTTGCAAGCACAAAATCAATTGTATTCGCAACAAAATAATTATGTGCAATCGATGTTAAATGTCATTGCCAAAAAAGCCAAATTAGAAAACGCACTAAACATACCTATTAAATAATCAACTAATGAGAAGGATTGCAATTATAATAATCACAGCAACACTTTTAGCTTCATGTGGAAGCAAAGAGCAATCAGTTGAGTCGGTAATAAACTCAAAAGATTTAAAAACAATTCGTACTAAAAAAGACGAGTTAGATAAGAAACAACAAGAATTAGCTACTCAAATTAAATTATTAAACAATGAAATAGCTAAGTTAGATACAAATAAAAAAGTACCATTAATTACTGCCATTAGTGCTCATGAAGAAGTTTTTGTTCACTATTTAGATTTACAAGGGAATGTGCAAACTAAAAAGAATGTACTAGTATATCCTGAAATGGCTGGTAAATTAGTAAAGGTTTACGTTAAAGAAGGACAACGAGTAGTAAAAGGTCAGGCATTAGCTAAAATTGACGATGGTGGTTTATACCAACAAGTTGCTCAAGTAGAAGTTCAAGCTGCATTAGCGAAAACTACATTTGAAAGACAAAAAAGATTATGGGATCAAAAAGTTGGTTCTGAAATTCAATTTTTACAAGCAAAAACAAACTATGAAGCTGCTACTAGATCTGTAAATCAATTAAAACAACAGTTGGGAAGAAGTGTAATTAAAGCACCTTTTACAGGAATTGTTGATGATGTAATTAAAGAGGAAGGTACTGTAGTAGCACCTGGAGCTGGGGCAGAAGTGTTTAGAGTTGTTAACTTAAGGAATATGTATATTGAAACTGATGTTCCAGAAAGCTATATAACAACAGTAAAAAAAGGAAAAGAAGTACAAGTAGAGTTTCCAGTTTTAGGAAAAACAGTAACATCTTCTGTACGTCAAGCCGGAAACTTTATAAATCCTGCTAATAGAACATTTAAAGTTGAGGTTGGAGTGCCAAATAAAGATAGAAGCATTAAACCAAACTTAACAGCGAAGTTAAGAATTAACGATTACACAAATCAAAAAGCTATTTTAATTCCTCAAAGTATTATTTCTGAAAATGCAAAGGGAGAGCAATATGTATACATTGTTGAAAATGTTAAGAATAAAATAGGAAAAGCGAGACAAGTAATTATAAAAACAGGTAAAACTCAAGGAGATGTTATTGAGGTTTTATCAGGTCTTACCAATGGAGTTCAAATTATAGAAGAAGGAGCTCGTAGCGTTAAGGATAAACAAGAGGTTAAACTATTAAACCAATAATTATTTAGGAT belongs to Tenacibaculum sp. MAR_2010_89 and includes:
- a CDS encoding efflux RND transporter periplasmic adaptor subunit; its protein translation is MRRIAIIIITATLLASCGSKEQSVESVINSKDLKTIRTKKDELDKKQQELATQIKLLNNEIAKLDTNKKVPLITAISAHEEVFVHYLDLQGNVQTKKNVLVYPEMAGKLVKVYVKEGQRVVKGQALAKIDDGGLYQQVAQVEVQAALAKTTFERQKRLWDQKVGSEIQFLQAKTNYEAATRSVNQLKQQLGRSVIKAPFTGIVDDVIKEEGTVVAPGAGAEVFRVVNLRNMYIETDVPESYITTVKKGKEVQVEFPVLGKTVTSSVRQAGNFINPANRTFKVEVGVPNKDRSIKPNLTAKLRINDYTNQKAILIPQSIISENAKGEQYVYIVENVKNKIGKARQVIIKTGKTQGDVIEVLSGLTNGVQIIEEGARSVKDKQEVKLLNQ
- a CDS encoding TolC family protein, with translation MRKYIYSVFVFFCTSFLLAQEKEMSISMQEAIDYAIKNNYSNKIASKNIEAAKERKWETTTIGLPQIDGKVDYQNWLKQQVSLLPGEIAGGAPGSFVPVRFGTQQTMNASVTLRQLLFDGSYLVGLQSAKTYLKISEQAKEKTVLTTREAVINAYGNVLITEETISILEKNRKVLQKNLNETQKIYDNGLTELENVEQLQITLGNVENNLNNAKRMKEIAYQMLNISLGSSIEKKLVLTDSLNSLVVTNTDLDLLSKVFDVKKHIDFKMVENDRESKRLLMKLEQSKALPSLSAFVNYGANANSNDFNFFSGDQKWFDYSLLGVTLNVPIFSSFGRKSKTARARIELENADIKKEEVKQKLRLQAKSAKSEYQLSIENYDTAKKNLALAERIEKKQQIKFFEGISSSFDLLQAQNQLYSQQNNYVQSMLNVIAKKAKLENALNIPIK